A DNA window from Streptomyces asoensis contains the following coding sequences:
- a CDS encoding MFS transporter, whose amino-acid sequence MPLALLALALVAFGIGTTEFATMGLLPQIADGVGVSVPHAGNIVSAYALGVVVGAPLLTGIGARIAHKQLLLLLSALFVIGNIASALAPGFGWLFAARFLAGLPHGALFGVGAVVASRLVAPDRAGRAVSRMFLGLTIANIVGVPAGTALGQQLGWRWAYCAVAVIGLIALAALAAFVPHQPRGNVAGIRHELRAMGNRQVALGLAVAVVGFGGFFAVYSYLVPILTHLTGLADSSTTWVLALYGVGMTLGTLIAGPLTDRALRPTLYGGLALLGATLVTFYFTVHSIVPALLTLVVMGAMGALVTTPVQMLLMAKAKDAPTMAAASNHSAFNLANAGGAWLGGLAISAGWGWASPALVGAALAAGGLGLAFLSGRTDRPGGTSDVITSSQTGSAQETRQVPAP is encoded by the coding sequence ATGCCACTGGCCCTGCTGGCCCTCGCCCTCGTCGCGTTCGGCATCGGCACCACCGAGTTCGCCACGATGGGGCTGCTGCCCCAGATCGCCGACGGGGTCGGTGTGTCCGTCCCGCACGCCGGCAACATCGTCTCCGCCTACGCGCTCGGCGTGGTCGTCGGCGCCCCGCTGCTCACGGGCATCGGCGCGCGCATCGCCCACAAGCAGCTCCTGCTCTTGCTGTCCGCGCTGTTCGTGATCGGCAACATCGCCTCCGCCCTCGCTCCCGGCTTCGGCTGGCTGTTCGCCGCGCGCTTCCTGGCGGGCCTGCCGCACGGAGCGCTGTTCGGCGTGGGCGCCGTCGTGGCCTCCCGGCTCGTGGCCCCCGACCGCGCCGGACGGGCCGTGTCGAGGATGTTCCTCGGACTCACCATCGCCAACATCGTCGGCGTCCCGGCCGGCACCGCCCTCGGGCAGCAGCTGGGCTGGCGCTGGGCCTACTGCGCCGTCGCCGTCATCGGACTGATCGCCCTCGCCGCACTGGCCGCCTTCGTCCCCCACCAGCCCCGCGGCAATGTGGCCGGCATCCGTCACGAGCTGCGCGCGATGGGCAACCGGCAGGTCGCCCTGGGCCTCGCCGTCGCCGTCGTCGGATTCGGCGGCTTCTTCGCCGTCTACAGCTACCTGGTGCCGATCCTGACGCACCTCACGGGCCTGGCCGACTCCTCGACCACCTGGGTCCTGGCGCTCTACGGCGTCGGCATGACGCTGGGCACGCTGATCGCGGGCCCGCTGACCGACCGCGCCCTGCGCCCCACGCTGTACGGCGGGCTCGCCCTGCTCGGCGCGACGCTCGTGACGTTCTACTTCACGGTCCACAGCATCGTCCCCGCGCTGCTGACGCTCGTCGTCATGGGCGCGATGGGCGCTCTGGTCACCACTCCCGTGCAGATGCTGCTCATGGCCAAGGCGAAGGACGCGCCGACGATGGCGGCGGCCTCCAACCACTCCGCCTTCAACCTGGCCAACGCCGGCGGTGCCTGGCTGGGCGGCCTGGCCATCTCGGCCGGCTGGGGCTGGGCCTCGCCCGCCCTGGTCGGCGCGGCGCTGGCCGCGGGCGGCCTCGGCCTGGCCTTCCTCTCGGGCCGCACGGACCGGCCCGGCGGGACCTCCGACGTGATCACCTCGTCGCAGACCGGATCCGCCCAAGAGACCCGGCAGGTCCCGGCACCCTGA